One genomic segment of Candidatus Latescibacterota bacterium includes these proteins:
- a CDS encoding T9SS type A sorting domain-containing protein, with protein sequence MTRRSLAILLGLLALALPLQAAARPAALDVRDHLQLDGPAKEFAPAASTRADTLFLFAASGPGSFGSPGTDARGFTFDDGAGGPATAGWTPVDLTVQDGSWWHLEDAGLVDGHGTDMSAAGQPWTAGDAVNDYALWCGRSSVCGWIHGTGYGNDWQQYVAVAQSGFSDSLRVNFAYNSDFEGDTYDFFTVEIEVDGQAQEVYRLDVSGEQTYQDLGVTIHAADFPGGSFGDVLFHFQSDGGWSDQDGSFVTDIGAVWLDNVELVADGVTTLQADFESGVVPAEFAFTVPAGAGSFGQLYSSLFSEDICVVNSTYAWAFFDLNTTNPEYPIPVTAYGPPYIDTAVRSPVLDSAHHAGDPNGVPLSITPSTQVNLEYLVYLDMPLNSLIFEKWGISAVTAELPCPGDFADDQVSYYGDDKIWFPADRNITLEVAQSANGGTITGLMVQLRAVDRCPVWCNQNGDGTGHTPAPYYDNVQLKVIDASAVAWNVDQFRRFQDNFPDAGTGKVRIDNSDDIAPQGSSTLVIGDSTVVELNMDLAGGIATNASNPTGENRPEFYCWFRVVDGPHAGSVDPAMGDPDDSDGIWSPHVGTASFNGITFNALLADSASYQGTVSPGSFAFDFNDEYFEAGDVIEFFYRAESGTGIIETRPRYATATNPLLRAYYTVRCLPTAGVTMLYCEDNIGDKPWWDEAFRYNGYSTYDVYTTQAPSSGLNNGLSGRAEQGDIDQYHVIVWDSSNLPAYTFSNALPEDKTFDTVLLDDWLSNSSHDTFLWALGCEIANDLGNSESFLSTDLGASLLFDGQYIDDVTGVKVPKVYATHPALEWLGASPTFWVDGGCPSVENFSVIGVNGALAQESHAWENDGGTGAVAGIYNRDPDGNGSPTSPAGHNNRTLLNPFGYFQIWDAGYGLAQGVDYSRKMVGDVLANLASYQPDTAPDAADDVPAYTSLQGNYPNPFNPTTSIRFGLAEDAQVNLAVYDLSGRRVRLLASARMEAGQHEIVWDGRDDGGAKLASGVYFSRLLAGDYSESQKMVLLK encoded by the coding sequence ATGACTCGACGCAGCCTCGCAATCCTGCTCGGTTTGCTGGCGCTCGCCCTGCCTCTGCAGGCGGCCGCTCGCCCCGCCGCGCTGGACGTTCGCGATCACCTCCAGCTCGACGGCCCCGCGAAGGAGTTCGCGCCGGCCGCCAGCACGCGAGCGGACACGCTCTTTCTCTTCGCGGCTTCGGGCCCGGGCTCCTTCGGATCGCCCGGCACCGACGCCCGCGGCTTCACCTTCGACGACGGCGCCGGCGGACCCGCCACGGCGGGCTGGACGCCGGTGGACCTGACCGTCCAGGACGGCTCCTGGTGGCACCTCGAGGACGCCGGCCTGGTGGACGGTCACGGCACCGACATGAGCGCCGCGGGTCAGCCGTGGACCGCCGGTGACGCCGTCAACGACTACGCCCTCTGGTGCGGGCGCAGCAGCGTCTGCGGCTGGATCCACGGCACGGGCTACGGCAACGACTGGCAGCAGTACGTCGCCGTCGCGCAGTCGGGCTTCAGCGACAGCCTGCGTGTGAACTTCGCCTACAACAGCGACTTCGAAGGCGACACCTACGACTTCTTCACCGTGGAGATCGAGGTGGACGGCCAGGCGCAGGAAGTCTATCGCCTCGACGTCTCGGGCGAGCAGACCTACCAGGACCTGGGCGTCACCATCCACGCCGCGGACTTCCCGGGCGGGAGCTTCGGCGACGTGCTCTTCCACTTCCAGTCGGACGGCGGCTGGTCGGACCAGGACGGCTCCTTCGTCACCGACATCGGCGCCGTGTGGCTCGACAACGTGGAGCTGGTGGCCGACGGCGTCACGACCTTGCAGGCCGACTTCGAGAGCGGCGTCGTGCCGGCCGAGTTCGCCTTCACCGTCCCCGCGGGCGCCGGCAGCTTCGGACAGCTCTACTCGAGCCTCTTCTCCGAGGACATCTGCGTGGTCAACTCGACCTACGCGTGGGCGTTCTTCGACCTGAACACCACGAACCCGGAGTACCCCATCCCGGTGACGGCCTACGGCCCGCCCTACATCGACACGGCGGTCCGCAGCCCGGTGCTGGACTCCGCGCACCACGCGGGTGATCCGAACGGCGTGCCGCTCAGCATCACCCCGTCCACGCAGGTGAACCTGGAGTACCTCGTCTACCTGGACATGCCGCTGAACTCGCTGATCTTCGAGAAGTGGGGGATCTCCGCCGTGACCGCCGAGCTGCCCTGTCCCGGCGACTTCGCCGACGACCAGGTGAGCTACTATGGCGACGACAAGATCTGGTTCCCCGCCGACCGCAACATCACGCTCGAGGTGGCGCAGTCGGCCAACGGCGGCACGATCACCGGCCTCATGGTGCAGCTGCGCGCGGTGGACCGCTGTCCGGTCTGGTGCAACCAGAACGGCGACGGCACCGGCCACACGCCGGCGCCCTACTACGACAACGTGCAGCTCAAGGTGATCGACGCGTCGGCCGTGGCCTGGAACGTGGACCAGTTCCGCCGCTTCCAGGACAACTTTCCCGACGCCGGCACCGGCAAGGTGCGCATCGACAACAGCGACGACATCGCGCCGCAGGGCAGCAGCACGCTGGTGATCGGCGACTCCACCGTGGTGGAACTCAACATGGACCTGGCCGGCGGCATCGCCACCAACGCCAGCAACCCCACGGGCGAGAACCGTCCGGAGTTCTACTGCTGGTTCCGGGTCGTCGACGGTCCCCACGCGGGCTCCGTGGATCCCGCCATGGGCGACCCCGACGACAGCGACGGCATCTGGTCGCCGCACGTGGGCACCGCCAGCTTCAACGGCATCACCTTCAACGCGCTGCTCGCCGACTCGGCCAGCTACCAGGGGACGGTGTCGCCGGGGAGCTTCGCCTTCGACTTCAACGACGAGTACTTCGAGGCGGGCGACGTGATCGAGTTCTTCTACCGCGCCGAGTCCGGCACGGGGATCATCGAGACGCGTCCGCGCTACGCCACGGCGACCAACCCGCTGCTGCGCGCCTACTACACGGTGCGCTGCCTGCCCACGGCCGGCGTGACGATGCTCTACTGCGAGGACAACATCGGCGACAAGCCCTGGTGGGACGAGGCGTTCCGCTACAACGGCTACTCGACCTACGACGTCTACACGACCCAGGCGCCCAGCTCCGGCCTCAACAACGGTCTGAGCGGACGCGCCGAGCAGGGCGACATCGACCAGTACCACGTCATCGTCTGGGACAGCAGCAACCTGCCAGCCTACACCTTCAGCAACGCGCTGCCGGAGGACAAGACCTTCGACACGGTGCTGCTGGACGACTGGCTCTCCAACAGCTCCCACGACACCTTCCTCTGGGCGCTCGGCTGCGAGATCGCCAACGACCTCGGCAACAGCGAGAGCTTCCTGAGCACCGATCTGGGCGCGAGCCTGCTCTTCGACGGGCAGTACATCGACGACGTGACCGGCGTGAAGGTGCCCAAGGTCTACGCGACGCATCCCGCCCTCGAGTGGCTGGGCGCGTCGCCGACCTTCTGGGTGGACGGCGGCTGCCCCTCCGTGGAGAACTTCAGCGTGATCGGCGTGAACGGCGCGCTCGCGCAGGAGAGCCACGCCTGGGAGAACGACGGCGGCACCGGCGCGGTGGCGGGCATCTACAATCGCGACCCCGACGGCAACGGCTCGCCCACGAGCCCTGCCGGCCACAACAACCGCACGCTTCTGAACCCCTTCGGCTACTTCCAGATCTGGGACGCGGGCTACGGCCTGGCGCAGGGCGTGGACTACTCCCGCAAGATGGTGGGGGACGTCCTCGCGAACCTGGCCAGCTACCAGCCCGACACGGCGCCCGACGCCGCGGACGACGTTCCGGCCTACACGTCGCTGCAGGGCAACTATCCGAACCCCTTCAACCCGACCACCAGCATCCGCTTCGGGCTGGCCGAGGACGCGCAGGTCAACCTGGCCGTCTACGACCTCAGCGGCCGGCGCGTGCGCCTGCTGGCCTCCGCGCGGATGGAGGCGGGACAGCACGAGATCGTCTGGGACGGCAGGGACGACGGCGGGGCCAAGCTGGCCAGCGGCGTCTACTTCAGCCGTCTCCTGGCGGGCGACTACAGCGAGAGCCAGAAGATGGTCCTCCTGAAGTGA
- a CDS encoding glycine--tRNA ligase subunit alpha — MTYQDMILRLSQFWSEQGCVLLQPYNSEVGAGTFNPATFLRVLGPEPWRAAYVEPSRRPKDGRYGENPNRVQQFLQYQVVLKPEPPDVQDLYLRSLQHMGVDLERHEIRFVEDDWESPTLGASGLGWEVWLDGMEITQFTYFQSVGGYELSPVTAELTYGLLRICMYLQGVDHVMNLDWGGGLTWGDVNGAFERDFSGFNFEHADVPLHFELFGRFEAEAERLLEAGLVAPGYDYVIKCSHMFNVLEARGAISVSERTGYITRVRNLARRAARAYMAQREALGFPLLAKGTVTRDA, encoded by the coding sequence ATGACCTACCAGGACATGATCCTGCGCCTGTCCCAGTTCTGGTCCGAGCAGGGCTGCGTGCTGCTGCAGCCCTACAACTCGGAGGTGGGGGCGGGGACCTTCAATCCCGCGACCTTCCTGCGCGTCCTCGGCCCCGAGCCCTGGCGCGCGGCCTACGTGGAGCCCAGCCGGCGTCCCAAGGACGGGCGCTACGGCGAGAATCCCAACCGGGTGCAGCAGTTCCTGCAGTACCAGGTCGTGCTGAAGCCGGAGCCGCCGGACGTCCAGGACCTCTACCTGCGCAGTCTCCAGCACATGGGCGTGGACCTGGAGCGGCACGAGATCCGCTTCGTGGAGGACGACTGGGAGAGTCCCACCCTCGGGGCGTCGGGTCTGGGCTGGGAGGTCTGGCTCGACGGCATGGAGATCACGCAGTTCACCTACTTCCAGTCCGTGGGCGGCTACGAGCTGAGTCCCGTGACCGCCGAGCTCACCTACGGGCTGCTGCGCATCTGCATGTACCTGCAGGGCGTGGACCATGTGATGAACCTGGACTGGGGCGGCGGGCTCACCTGGGGCGACGTCAACGGCGCCTTCGAACGCGACTTCTCCGGCTTCAACTTCGAGCACGCGGACGTGCCGCTGCACTTCGAGCTGTTCGGCCGCTTCGAGGCCGAGGCCGAGCGCCTGCTGGAGGCGGGTCTGGTGGCTCCGGGCTACGACTACGTGATCAAGTGCTCGCACATGTTCAACGTGCTGGAGGCGCGGGGCGCGATCAGCGTGTCCGAGCGCACGGGCTACATCACGCGGGTGCGGAATCTCGCGCGGCGCGCGGCGCGGGCCTACATGGCCCAGCGCGAGGCGCTCGGTTTCCCGCTGCTCGCGAAGGGGACGGTGACGCGGGATGCCTGA
- a CDS encoding T9SS type A sorting domain-containing protein, whose protein sequence is MKRILSLTLSLALVALAANAGLARDVVKDTRVNFQYYAPSVTEVPAANTREDTLFLFASSGPGAYGMPGTNARGYTFDNGSGGPATAGWTTLDLTAQAGDYWHVEALTLTNGHGTDLQSAGDFGGGTTANDYAWWCGQFDQCGWINPTGYGTSWNQDLELSLPAYTDSIRVEFDYVGDFEGDTFDFFTLFSKMGANDPVELFQNAVSGEQAVLHYSQTLTDGSDKVIFHFQSDGGWSDQDGSFITDIGAVWIDNVALFVDGVAGSAWDFDDGNEPAEFNATSPAGAGIYGALYSGLFSEDVCFTNGTYAWAFFDLNTTDPQYPIPVTAYGPPYFDNGIQSPILDRAHALDDATGVSVQSVMGPDSQVLLYWDVYRDLPLNALIFYQYYISAETVELSCPGPWANDNTVYYGDDNAWAQWNIDGTIDVATSAGPNTITGLDVRLTTVDQCGVWCNTNGDGTGHTPAPYFDNVQLMVVNTSAIAWNIDVFRRFQDNFPEAGTGKVRIDSSIDVQPTASTTLVIGDSTRIELNMDLDGGIMPDVTSVPGETRPSLYMYSRVVAGPHMGSTDPAMGDPDISDGIYSPHVGTAVVNGETWNVAIADTCRYQGTNSPGAWAFDFAEDYFEGGDIIELYYKGTSGNATTQTRPRYAESTDPLLRSYYRVRCLPTAGATMLFCDDRNAILPWWEEAFRYNGYDGYDIYSTQAPSSGLHNGLGGRAEIGDIDQYTVITWDSGDLPSYTIQNALPDDITFDDDLLDDWLNNSSHNTCLWVMGDELASDLDDEPSFLQDDLGANHLDLGGYYDDLTGIKVPTAIATHPALEINGLQPYFLVDGGCPTIDNFDLVEVNSTNPLAVEAFAWQNDGGTTAKAGIYNQDPDGNGTASSPGGHTNRALFNPFSYFQVLDAGFGVADGYSYAHRLVGDVLSNLCGFQPNTNPDGAETVPASSALKGNYPNPFNPTTTIKFALSADSQVHLNVYDLGGRLVKELVNERMAAGADHQATWDGTDNSGARVASGVYFYKLTAGDFTATDKMVMLK, encoded by the coding sequence ATGAAGAGGATCCTCTCTCTGACCCTTAGCCTCGCTCTCGTGGCCCTGGCGGCGAATGCTGGGCTCGCGCGCGATGTCGTGAAGGACACGCGTGTGAACTTCCAGTACTACGCCCCGTCGGTCACCGAGGTGCCGGCTGCGAACACCCGGGAAGACACGCTCTTCCTGTTCGCCAGCTCCGGTCCCGGTGCCTACGGCATGCCCGGTACCAACGCGCGTGGCTACACCTTCGACAACGGTTCCGGCGGGCCCGCGACGGCCGGCTGGACCACGCTCGATCTCACCGCTCAGGCCGGCGACTACTGGCATGTCGAGGCCCTGACGCTGACCAACGGTCACGGCACCGACTTGCAGTCGGCCGGCGACTTCGGCGGCGGCACGACGGCCAACGACTATGCTTGGTGGTGCGGCCAGTTCGACCAGTGCGGCTGGATCAATCCCACTGGCTACGGCACGAGCTGGAACCAGGACCTCGAGCTGTCGCTGCCGGCTTACACCGACAGCATCCGCGTCGAGTTCGACTACGTTGGCGATTTCGAGGGTGACACCTTCGACTTCTTCACGCTGTTCTCGAAGATGGGCGCCAACGACCCCGTCGAGCTCTTCCAGAATGCGGTCAGCGGCGAGCAGGCGGTTCTGCACTACTCGCAGACCCTGACCGACGGCTCCGACAAGGTCATCTTCCACTTCCAGTCGGATGGCGGCTGGTCGGATCAGGACGGCTCCTTCATCACCGATATCGGCGCCGTCTGGATCGACAACGTGGCCCTGTTCGTGGACGGCGTCGCCGGTTCCGCGTGGGACTTCGACGATGGCAACGAGCCCGCCGAGTTCAACGCGACGAGCCCGGCCGGTGCCGGCATCTACGGTGCGCTGTACTCCGGTCTGTTCTCCGAGGACGTCTGCTTCACCAACGGCACCTATGCCTGGGCGTTCTTCGATCTGAACACCACCGATCCGCAGTACCCGATCCCGGTGACCGCGTACGGCCCGCCCTACTTCGACAACGGCATCCAGAGCCCGATCCTCGACCGGGCGCACGCCCTGGACGACGCCACGGGCGTGTCGGTTCAGAGCGTCATGGGTCCGGACAGCCAGGTTCTGCTGTACTGGGACGTCTACCGCGATCTGCCTCTGAACGCGCTGATTTTCTACCAGTACTACATCTCCGCCGAGACCGTCGAGCTGAGCTGCCCGGGTCCCTGGGCCAACGACAACACGGTCTACTACGGTGACGACAACGCCTGGGCCCAGTGGAACATCGATGGCACGATCGACGTCGCGACGTCGGCCGGCCCCAACACGATCACCGGTCTGGATGTGCGTCTGACCACCGTCGACCAGTGCGGCGTGTGGTGCAACACCAACGGTGACGGTACGGGCCACACCCCGGCGCCCTACTTCGACAATGTCCAGCTGATGGTCGTGAACACCTCGGCGATCGCCTGGAACATCGACGTCTTCCGTCGCTTCCAGGACAACTTCCCCGAGGCGGGCACCGGCAAGGTCCGCATCGACAGCTCCATCGACGTGCAGCCCACCGCCAGCACCACGCTGGTGATCGGCGACTCGACCCGTATCGAGCTGAACATGGACCTGGACGGCGGCATCATGCCCGACGTGACGAGCGTCCCTGGAGAGACCCGTCCTTCGCTGTACATGTACTCCCGCGTCGTGGCCGGCCCGCACATGGGCTCGACCGACCCCGCGATGGGCGACCCGGACATCAGCGACGGCATCTACTCGCCCCACGTCGGCACCGCCGTTGTGAATGGCGAGACCTGGAACGTCGCGATCGCCGATACGTGCCGCTACCAGGGCACGAACAGCCCCGGCGCTTGGGCCTTCGACTTCGCCGAGGACTACTTCGAGGGTGGCGACATCATCGAGCTGTACTACAAGGGCACGTCGGGCAACGCCACGACGCAGACGCGTCCCCGTTACGCGGAGAGCACGGATCCTCTGCTGCGCTCCTACTACCGGGTTCGCTGCCTGCCGACGGCCGGCGCCACGATGCTGTTCTGCGACGACCGCAACGCGATCCTGCCCTGGTGGGAGGAGGCGTTCCGCTACAACGGGTACGATGGCTATGACATCTACTCGACGCAGGCGCCCAGCTCGGGTCTGCACAACGGACTCGGCGGCCGCGCGGAGATCGGTGACATCGATCAGTACACTGTGATCACCTGGGACAGCGGTGACCTGCCCAGCTACACGATCCAGAACGCTCTGCCCGATGACATCACCTTCGACGACGATCTGCTGGATGACTGGCTCAACAACAGCTCGCACAACACCTGCCTGTGGGTGATGGGCGACGAACTCGCCAGCGACCTGGACGATGAGCCTTCCTTCCTGCAGGACGATCTGGGTGCGAACCACCTCGATCTCGGTGGCTACTACGACGATCTGACCGGCATCAAGGTTCCGACCGCGATCGCCACCCACCCGGCCCTTGAGATCAATGGCCTGCAGCCCTACTTCCTCGTGGACGGCGGCTGCCCGACCATCGACAACTTCGACCTGGTGGAGGTCAACTCGACGAACCCGCTGGCTGTCGAGGCGTTCGCCTGGCAGAACGACGGCGGCACCACTGCCAAGGCCGGTATCTACAACCAGGATCCGGACGGCAACGGCACCGCCAGCAGCCCGGGTGGTCACACCAACCGTGCGCTGTTCAACCCGTTCAGCTACTTCCAGGTTCTGGATGCGGGCTTCGGCGTCGCCGATGGTTACAGCTACGCGCACCGCCTCGTCGGTGACGTGCTGTCGAACCTCTGCGGCTTCCAGCCCAACACCAACCCGGATGGCGCCGAGACGGTGCCCGCCAGCTCCGCGCTGAAGGGCAACTACCCGAACCCCTTCAACCCGACGACCACCATCAAGTTCGCCCTCTCGGCGGACAGCCAGGTGCACCTCAACGTGTACGACCTGGGCGGCCGTTTGGTGAAGGAGCTCGTCAACGAGCGGATGGCCGCCGGTGCGGACCATCAGGCCACCTGGGACGGCACGGACAACAGTGGTGCCCGTGTCGCCAGCGGTGTGTACTTCTACAAGCTGACCGCCGGTGACTTCACGGCCACCGACAAGATGGTCATGCTCAAGTAG
- a CDS encoding glycine--tRNA ligase subunit beta, with amino-acid sequence MPEQDFLLEIGTEEIPVGYLPGALAQLAEGLEAWLAEQRLAQRGIQRFATARRLALLVEGLQLRQEDRDEEVTGPPEAAAFKDGEPTKAALGFARGQGGAPEDLYVVDTPKGRYVALRRQLRGREAAELLAEQLPALVTGLRWPKTMLWGDGALRFPRPIRWIVALLGDAVLPLRLGALEAGRESRGRRQSGVERVDIPRAADYAARLRQIGVEPDPPRRREALLGAARRAAAAEGGRLVEDDELADTVNYLSEWPVALVGGFAEASLALPREVVTTAMKSHQRYFSVEGADGALLPRFVVILNGERPEPDVVRKGNERVLAARLADARFYWDEDCRAGLEGLRARLESVLWMEGYGSLAERCERLRVLAAAIAKQLPADGPALDADALDWAARYCKADQASEMIKDGKEFTKLSGLMGREYALAEGVAPARAALLHEHCLPRFAGDRLPATREGAVLALADRLDALVGFWSAGFAPTGSKDPYALRRQALGTLRLLVETELPLCLADLLDAAIAGFPQLRAGELRPALMDFMLGRFRGLLEEEGVAADIFDAVVESGETRVLDLRGRALALNGLRGDAAFEQLVIGARRVGNILAKAEIAPSADRAFPDLERWARGGAGLPYDYDPAALVEAPERELHAEVAAATAALHAAAQVRDYGSAYRRLADLGGAIDAYFEGVMVNAEDPGLRANRLAFLRNLAQIFLHFASFSRVVLEGEREGTAPVR; translated from the coding sequence ATGCCTGAGCAGGACTTCCTCCTCGAGATCGGCACCGAAGAGATCCCGGTGGGCTACCTGCCCGGCGCGCTGGCCCAGCTCGCCGAGGGCCTGGAGGCCTGGCTGGCCGAGCAGCGGCTGGCGCAGCGGGGCATCCAGCGATTCGCGACCGCCCGCCGTCTCGCCCTGCTGGTGGAGGGCCTGCAGCTGCGGCAGGAGGACCGCGACGAAGAGGTGACCGGCCCGCCCGAAGCGGCGGCCTTCAAGGACGGCGAGCCCACCAAGGCCGCGCTCGGCTTCGCCCGCGGCCAGGGCGGCGCGCCCGAGGACCTCTACGTCGTCGACACTCCCAAGGGCCGCTACGTCGCCCTGCGGCGGCAGCTGCGCGGCCGCGAGGCCGCGGAACTGCTGGCGGAGCAGCTGCCCGCGCTCGTCACCGGCCTGCGCTGGCCCAAGACGATGCTCTGGGGCGACGGCGCCCTGCGCTTCCCGCGGCCGATCCGCTGGATCGTCGCCCTGCTCGGCGACGCGGTGCTGCCCCTGCGCCTGGGCGCGCTGGAGGCGGGCCGCGAGAGCCGGGGCCGGCGGCAGTCCGGGGTGGAGCGCGTGGACATCCCGCGCGCCGCGGACTACGCCGCGCGCCTGCGCCAGATCGGCGTGGAGCCGGATCCGCCGCGCCGTCGCGAGGCGCTGCTGGGCGCCGCCCGCCGCGCGGCGGCGGCGGAGGGCGGCCGCCTCGTCGAGGACGACGAGCTCGCCGACACGGTCAACTACCTCAGCGAGTGGCCCGTGGCCCTGGTGGGCGGCTTCGCGGAGGCCAGCCTGGCGCTGCCGCGCGAGGTCGTCACCACGGCCATGAAGTCCCACCAGCGCTACTTCTCGGTGGAGGGCGCGGACGGCGCGCTGCTCCCGCGCTTCGTCGTGATCCTGAACGGCGAGCGCCCCGAACCCGACGTCGTGCGCAAGGGCAACGAGCGCGTGCTGGCCGCCCGCCTGGCGGACGCGCGCTTCTACTGGGACGAGGACTGCCGCGCGGGCCTCGAGGGCCTCCGCGCGCGGCTCGAGAGCGTGCTGTGGATGGAGGGCTACGGCAGCCTGGCCGAGCGCTGCGAGCGGCTGCGCGTCCTGGCGGCCGCGATCGCGAAGCAGCTGCCGGCGGACGGCCCCGCGCTGGACGCGGACGCGCTCGACTGGGCCGCGCGCTACTGCAAGGCCGACCAGGCCAGCGAGATGATCAAGGACGGCAAGGAGTTCACCAAGCTGTCCGGCCTGATGGGACGGGAGTACGCGCTGGCGGAGGGCGTCGCCCCCGCGCGCGCCGCGCTGCTGCACGAGCACTGCCTGCCGCGCTTCGCCGGCGACCGCCTGCCGGCGACCCGCGAGGGCGCGGTGCTCGCGCTGGCCGATCGCCTGGACGCCCTCGTGGGCTTCTGGTCGGCGGGCTTTGCGCCCACGGGCTCGAAGGATCCCTACGCGCTGCGCCGTCAGGCCCTGGGCACGCTTCGGCTGCTCGTGGAGACGGAACTGCCGCTCTGCCTGGCCGACCTGCTCGACGCGGCCATCGCGGGCTTCCCCCAGCTCCGCGCCGGCGAGCTGCGCCCCGCCCTGATGGACTTCATGCTGGGCCGCTTCCGCGGGCTGCTGGAGGAGGAGGGCGTCGCCGCGGACATCTTCGACGCGGTGGTGGAGAGCGGCGAGACGCGGGTCCTCGATCTGCGGGGGCGGGCCCTGGCGCTGAACGGGCTGCGAGGCGACGCGGCGTTCGAGCAGCTGGTGATCGGCGCGCGCCGCGTGGGCAACATCCTGGCGAAGGCGGAGATCGCGCCCAGCGCGGACCGGGCCTTCCCCGACCTCGAACGCTGGGCCCGCGGCGGTGCCGGCCTGCCCTACGACTACGATCCCGCCGCCCTGGTCGAGGCGCCGGAGCGGGAGCTCCACGCCGAGGTGGCGGCGGCGACGGCGGCACTGCACGCGGCCGCCCAGGTGCGGGACTACGGCAGCGCCTATCGCCGGCTGGCGGATCTGGGCGGGGCCATCGACGCCTACTTCGAGGGCGTCATGGTCAACGCCGAGGATCCGGGGCTGCGGGCGAACCGCCTGGCCTTCCTGCGCAACCTGGCGCAGATCTTCCTCCACTTCGCGAGTTTCTCGCGGGTCGTGCTGGAGGGCGAGCGGGAGGGGACGGCGCCGGTCCGCTGA
- the recO gene encoding DNA repair protein RecO, which translates to MALLRTPARVLRTYALGETSLIAVLLTEEAGLLRAVAKGAREGKNRLRGLLQAGAALDLLIYLKSRGGLHLLREATARGALPRPEAALEPLCLRLAALELVMATTEEGEALEGLYPLLDEYLDLFTGAAQPGWASFFSFEVGLLGLHGVSAGTDLERCGLCGGPMARDTLRFLPGEGVFACARHPDEGLPLAPEERDWLLSIFLARPAALSGHLPPPAARARVGRLLHLALSRHLPGYRLPRSLAMLGGLPADEDPSG; encoded by the coding sequence ATGGCCCTCCTGCGCACGCCCGCCCGCGTCCTGCGCACCTACGCGCTGGGGGAGACGAGTCTCATCGCCGTGCTGCTCACCGAGGAGGCCGGGCTGCTCAGGGCCGTGGCCAAGGGCGCGCGCGAGGGCAAGAACCGGCTGCGGGGTCTGCTGCAGGCCGGCGCCGCGCTGGATCTGCTGATCTACCTGAAGAGCCGCGGGGGGCTGCATCTGCTGCGCGAGGCCACGGCGCGCGGGGCGCTGCCCCGTCCCGAGGCCGCGCTCGAGCCGCTCTGCCTGCGCCTGGCCGCGCTCGAGCTGGTGATGGCCACCACCGAGGAGGGCGAGGCGCTCGAGGGGCTCTACCCCCTGCTGGACGAGTACCTGGACCTCTTCACCGGCGCGGCGCAGCCGGGCTGGGCGTCCTTCTTCTCCTTCGAGGTGGGGCTGCTCGGCCTGCACGGCGTGTCCGCCGGCACGGACCTCGAGCGCTGCGGCCTCTGCGGCGGACCCATGGCGCGGGACACGCTGCGCTTCCTGCCCGGCGAGGGCGTCTTCGCCTGCGCGCGGCATCCCGACGAGGGTTTGCCGCTTGCGCCCGAGGAAAGGGACTGGTTATTGTCCATCTTCCTCGCCCGGCCCGCCGCCCTCTCGGGGCACCTGCCGCCGCCGGCGGCGCGCGCCCGGGTGGGGCGTCTGCTGCACCTCGCCCTCAGCCGTCATCTGCCCGGCTATCGCCTGCCGCGCTCCCTGGCCATGCTGGGCGGGCTGCCGGCGGACGAGGACCCGTCCGGCTAG